From the Gemmatimonadales bacterium genome, one window contains:
- a CDS encoding AAA family ATPase: protein MGKPAYLRCLGQPALLDASGTPIRLRTQKQLALLIYLVLEGRAPVRRERLADLLWSGVGMKEARHSMGTAIWGLRNRIGPKAFPGDAYTIRTTVQLDCDLDRLQRGEVLETEFLPALEVDAFLEEFEIPDAPSFNHWRDQQRTRLWPMIEAALVRQMDHCRRTGDFSGIELLAERTLRHNALSEAAIRARIEARAFAGDRIGALQAFETWKQALHTELHAQPSEQLEAMARRLRRGTLEGGGDGNRPRVPTEQWRDRTFIGRTTEYQTMYEAWERTTRGEPTHALVLGESGIGKSTLLQRLMTAASLDGAVTSRVQCYELERDIPYAALGALVRGLLERPEALATSPQSLADLSQAVPALREQFPSLPPSLQLHGESFRIRVTDAMESLLRTIAEETAVMLVVDDFHMADDASLSVVHLLARRFETERVMIALAARPTGPNESPNIARLRESHSRLGFVSLEVPPMAPDEAAEMLESLTADGPDPGKSVRDAMLRASGGYPLALELFVSEWISSGEGSLALAVPAMREELGQRPPPEDAYRMALDRICEGLDASTRLALQLAAVLGPRLNDFPMYQIVDLGLGTTGQAMEALRSARLLRETEEQLEFVNELTRGHAYLGIPRPMRTALHGEVVSRLLGTEANGGQIPGLEIAWHLIRAGRPDEATPYLLRGARESMRGGAPHEAERGLSTAMDRLKEPDKSEALLLLGEALQEQGRMQESISFLDAVHESSRKEVLTRRNVLRLYAEQFVNERTVARTRGIAVQLLQESRAAEEPNTRLRALWIAARIFREHPDPVLLSDIWNQLEKEAFGTLSLEDKGEYALGKALCLYFSGDRARSLETIDAIIGDLEAYKIKNSVYLALLLGRCAIHSSLGEYAIALAIGERGVNAAREIGEERRLQLFLANIALFHSRLGNPEAQLAWANRAISEKWRTRDIILDQNLHYILAQGYALRGDTKDALDELRRGNDTLEHIHQPWVRQLWQLRAADVLVILGRHKEALETALSAITGEMRQIQSESLAGPFARWLAKTAANGATPTEEAQAGIDALWSRQQSLDRMDQAEVLNAKVWLDSRSGRLDEREREEMWRRLAHLPVGATNELRALGMLDI from the coding sequence ATGGGCAAGCCCGCATATCTCCGGTGTCTCGGCCAACCCGCCCTCCTCGATGCCAGCGGGACACCGATTCGCCTCCGGACCCAGAAACAGCTGGCGCTCCTGATCTACCTGGTCCTGGAGGGGCGCGCGCCGGTCCGCCGTGAGCGGCTCGCCGACCTGCTCTGGTCCGGCGTCGGGATGAAGGAGGCGCGCCACTCGATGGGGACCGCTATCTGGGGGCTTCGCAATCGGATCGGCCCCAAGGCGTTCCCGGGGGACGCCTACACGATCCGGACGACCGTCCAGCTCGATTGCGACCTCGACCGGCTTCAGCGCGGCGAGGTCCTCGAAACCGAGTTCCTCCCGGCGCTGGAGGTCGACGCCTTTCTCGAGGAGTTCGAGATTCCCGACGCGCCCAGCTTCAATCACTGGCGCGACCAGCAGCGCACCAGGCTCTGGCCCATGATCGAGGCGGCGCTGGTCCGACAGATGGATCATTGCCGCCGCACCGGAGACTTCAGCGGCATCGAATTACTCGCCGAGCGGACCCTGCGCCACAATGCACTCAGCGAAGCGGCGATCCGGGCACGGATCGAGGCACGGGCGTTCGCCGGCGACCGCATCGGCGCCCTCCAGGCGTTCGAAACCTGGAAGCAGGCGCTCCATACCGAGCTGCACGCCCAACCCTCCGAGCAGCTCGAGGCGATGGCCAGGCGGCTCCGGCGCGGGACGCTCGAAGGAGGCGGCGACGGCAACCGCCCACGGGTCCCGACCGAGCAGTGGCGGGATCGCACCTTCATCGGCAGGACCACCGAGTACCAGACGATGTATGAGGCCTGGGAACGCACCACGCGCGGCGAGCCCACCCATGCCCTGGTGCTGGGCGAATCGGGGATCGGCAAGAGCACGCTGCTGCAGCGGCTGATGACGGCGGCCAGCCTCGATGGCGCCGTCACCAGCCGGGTCCAATGCTACGAGCTGGAGCGGGATATTCCCTACGCAGCACTCGGTGCCCTCGTCCGCGGGCTGCTCGAGCGCCCCGAGGCGCTGGCCACCTCTCCGCAGTCGCTGGCCGACCTGAGCCAGGCGGTTCCGGCGCTCCGGGAACAGTTCCCCAGCCTCCCCCCTTCCCTGCAGCTCCACGGCGAATCGTTCCGGATCCGGGTGACCGATGCGATGGAGTCCCTGCTCCGGACCATCGCGGAAGAGACCGCCGTGATGCTGGTCGTCGACGATTTTCACATGGCAGACGACGCCAGCCTTTCCGTTGTCCACCTCCTCGCCCGCCGGTTCGAGACCGAACGAGTCATGATCGCGCTGGCCGCGAGGCCGACGGGCCCGAACGAATCCCCGAACATCGCACGGCTCCGGGAGAGCCACAGCCGGCTCGGGTTCGTGTCGCTCGAGGTGCCGCCGATGGCGCCGGATGAGGCGGCCGAGATGCTTGAGAGCCTGACCGCCGACGGGCCCGATCCGGGAAAGTCCGTGCGGGACGCCATGCTTCGCGCCTCGGGCGGGTACCCGCTCGCGTTGGAGTTGTTTGTCAGTGAGTGGATCAGCAGCGGGGAGGGCAGCCTGGCGCTTGCCGTGCCCGCGATGCGCGAGGAACTCGGCCAACGACCGCCCCCGGAAGATGCTTACAGGATGGCACTGGATCGCATCTGCGAGGGACTCGACGCGTCCACCCGCCTTGCCCTCCAGCTTGCCGCGGTACTGGGGCCGCGACTGAACGACTTCCCGATGTACCAGATCGTGGACCTGGGACTCGGTACGACTGGCCAGGCCATGGAGGCACTGCGGTCGGCCCGCCTGCTGCGTGAAACGGAGGAGCAGCTGGAGTTCGTCAACGAACTGACACGAGGGCATGCCTACCTCGGGATTCCACGACCGATGCGGACGGCACTCCACGGTGAGGTGGTGTCCCGCCTGCTCGGCACGGAAGCGAATGGCGGACAGATCCCGGGACTGGAAATCGCCTGGCATCTGATTCGTGCCGGGAGACCCGATGAGGCGACGCCCTACCTCCTGCGTGGCGCGCGGGAGTCGATGCGTGGCGGCGCGCCCCACGAGGCGGAGCGCGGGCTCTCGACCGCAATGGACCGGCTCAAGGAGCCGGACAAGAGTGAGGCGCTGTTGCTGCTCGGGGAAGCGCTGCAGGAGCAGGGGCGGATGCAGGAGTCCATCTCCTTCCTAGACGCAGTCCATGAATCCTCTCGCAAGGAAGTGTTGACACGACGCAATGTGCTGAGACTCTATGCAGAGCAATTTGTCAACGAACGTACGGTGGCTCGAACTCGCGGCATCGCTGTCCAACTCCTACAAGAGTCCAGGGCTGCGGAAGAACCTAACACACGCCTCCGAGCTCTTTGGATCGCCGCGAGGATATTCCGCGAACATCCCGACCCGGTCTTGCTCAGCGATATCTGGAACCAACTTGAGAAGGAAGCATTCGGTACGCTCTCCTTGGAGGACAAAGGAGAATACGCATTAGGCAAGGCACTCTGTCTCTATTTTTCCGGAGACAGGGCACGGAGTCTTGAGACCATAGATGCGATCATTGGCGACCTTGAGGCGTACAAGATCAAGAACTCGGTCTACCTTGCCCTACTGCTCGGGCGTTGCGCCATACACAGCAGCCTCGGTGAATACGCAATTGCGCTTGCTATTGGCGAGCGCGGTGTCAATGCGGCCCGTGAAATTGGAGAGGAACGACGACTACAGCTCTTCCTCGCAAACATCGCTCTCTTCCATTCTCGACTTGGCAATCCTGAGGCTCAATTAGCTTGGGCGAACCGAGCAATTAGTGAGAAGTGGCGGACCCGCGACATTATTCTTGACCAAAACTTGCACTACATCCTTGCCCAAGGCTACGCACTTCGTGGGGACACAAAAGATGCCCTCGATGAGCTTCGTAGAGGAAACGACACACTAGAACACATTCATCAACCTTGGGTGCGCCAGTTGTGGCAACTCCGCGCAGCCGACGTCCTCGTCATACTCGGCCGACACAAGGAAGCACTAGAGACTGCACTGTCAGCGATAACTGGAGAGATGCGCCAAATTCAATCTGAATCTCTAGCAGGGCCATTCGCACGGTGGCTCGCCAAGACCGCCGCGAACGGGGCTACACCAACAGAGGAGGCACAAGCCGGAATTGACGCACTATGGTCACGGCAGCAGTCCTTGGATCGCATGGACCAAGCCGAGGTCTTGAACGCGAAGGTATGGCTCGATAGTAGGAGCGGGCGACTTGACGAGCGCGAACGAGAGGAGATGTGGCGGAGACTGGCCCACCTGCCAGTGGGAGCAACCAATGAATTGCGTGCACTCGGCATGCTTGACATCTAA
- a CDS encoding HD-GYP domain-containing protein: MRSTTKTNIFVAIMATAALALGMIAWSHRQPSPGIWPLLSFIFMAFLVEQSTTELKVSARGSTSFVMHMSAGLIFGGFWGGLVAASSTALGQLSIGNPPAKTLFNISQRAASVLVAVLVYRLLDGGLPPAYMQVVGSVESSAIQRDFFLFFAYAATYFVVNSVAVSGVVSLSAERSFRDVWSLNTRGVIGYDLGASVIALLLAWLYTWFQATWELGSIGLVLVVIPIVAVRHVYGLYHQLQESGQELLQVMVKAIEARDPYTSGHSLRVSQLSRLIALEMGLQIRDVEQVHTAALLHDVGKIHEEFAPLLRKEDRLTADETALMQTHSARSAELVGIISKFRGFIQESVRHHHERWDGKGYPAGLSGHEIPLASRIILVADTIDAMTTDRPYRKRLPLEVVIAELQKCRGGQFDPEVVEHVVTSVAVRRLITVGVETSPMPATVTVSDPGMNRSGWAKKSFWKGRSA, translated from the coding sequence ATGAGATCAACTACCAAGACCAACATTTTTGTCGCAATCATGGCCACCGCCGCGTTGGCGTTAGGTATGATTGCTTGGAGTCATCGCCAACCCTCTCCGGGTATTTGGCCGCTCCTCAGCTTCATATTCATGGCATTCTTGGTTGAACAAAGCACTACGGAACTGAAGGTTTCCGCGCGCGGTTCGACTTCCTTTGTGATGCACATGTCCGCAGGATTGATTTTTGGTGGCTTTTGGGGCGGCCTAGTTGCAGCATCCTCAACAGCTCTAGGGCAGCTTTCGATCGGCAATCCTCCCGCGAAGACCCTCTTCAACATTTCCCAACGGGCAGCATCTGTGCTCGTCGCGGTCCTTGTGTATCGTTTGCTTGATGGGGGGTTACCCCCGGCGTACATGCAGGTGGTGGGGAGTGTGGAATCTTCGGCCATCCAGCGGGACTTCTTTCTGTTCTTCGCTTATGCCGCGACATATTTCGTCGTCAATTCTGTAGCGGTTAGCGGTGTCGTCTCGCTCAGCGCCGAGCGTTCGTTCCGGGATGTTTGGAGCCTAAACACGCGGGGAGTCATCGGGTACGACCTCGGCGCGAGCGTTATCGCACTCCTCTTGGCGTGGCTGTACACCTGGTTTCAGGCCACATGGGAGCTTGGGTCCATCGGCCTGGTGCTGGTGGTCATTCCCATTGTGGCAGTGCGCCACGTGTACGGGCTCTACCACCAGTTGCAGGAAAGCGGGCAGGAGCTCCTGCAGGTGATGGTCAAAGCCATCGAAGCCCGCGACCCCTACACCTCCGGCCACTCTCTCCGGGTGAGCCAGCTTTCCCGGCTCATTGCCCTCGAAATGGGGCTCCAGATCCGCGATGTGGAGCAGGTTCACACCGCGGCGCTGCTCCACGACGTCGGCAAGATCCACGAGGAATTCGCGCCGCTGCTCCGGAAGGAAGACCGCCTCACCGCCGATGAAACGGCGCTGATGCAGACGCACTCGGCCCGGAGCGCCGAGCTGGTGGGCATCATCTCCAAGTTCCGGGGGTTCATCCAGGAATCAGTGCGGCACCATCACGAGCGGTGGGACGGCAAGGGGTACCCCGCCGGGCTGTCCGGGCACGAAATCCCGCTGGCCTCGCGAATCATCTTGGTAGCCGATACCATCGACGCCATGACCACCGACCGCCCCTACCGGAAGCGGCTCCCCCTCGAGGTAGTGATCGCTGAACTGCAAAAGTGCCGAGGGGGTCAGTTCGACCCCGAGGTCGTAGAGCACGTGGTGACGTCCGTGGCAGTTCGCCGGCTCATCACCGTGGGTGTCGAGACTTCTCCGATGCCGGCGACCGTCACGGTTTCAGATCCAGGCATGAACAGGTCAGGCTGGGCCAAGAAGTCGTTCTGGAAGGGGCGGTCTGCCTAG
- a CDS encoding diguanylate cyclase, translated as MIFSIDSEACVACLACVRVCPTEAVAVDGDQVQIVDEACIACGQCLPACPHEAIHASGEIGRALTVAARGDGMLILSSEATAHFFPATPEQVVNACYAAGFRTVHRGVIGDELVAAEYLSLWRDEGWGTLIRSTDPVVVETVRIDYPELVPYMAPVTIPAVAEARYLRAQHGQELRIVYAGVAAPRNTPELDAAVTFEDLERIFELRGVSVLGQADFFARIPEERRRHLSAAGGLPLAMLEEVRYASRRFRTMRGLKHLPALAQAVAVDRLDMGFVDLLSFEGSLDHPLLGPKDQLYWRRALLASAEPPRSPQPVVDGTLVASVGATFDIRPRRLASDPTAVAALLEAIGPGPNGRPWDCGACGFTTCARFASAAVLGRATLRQCPPYQERRAEEASREAAVDLLTGLATFRVLRDRLSHEIERSKRSEEGFAVMFIDLDRFKQLNDRFGHEAGNEVLKAVAGEIRSAVRASDLAARYGGDEFVVILTRTDLHGARRVAEALRAGIEGVGRRLGYDVGVVTVSIGLAEFDPASPSEGDLLVTADRALYQAKAAGRNAVANEGAA; from the coding sequence GTGATTTTTTCGATCGACTCCGAAGCCTGCGTGGCCTGTCTGGCCTGTGTGCGCGTCTGCCCCACCGAGGCGGTCGCCGTCGACGGGGACCAGGTGCAGATCGTGGATGAGGCATGTATCGCGTGTGGTCAGTGCCTGCCGGCCTGCCCGCACGAGGCCATCCACGCGAGCGGAGAAATCGGTCGGGCGCTGACGGTCGCGGCGCGGGGGGATGGCATGCTCATCCTCAGCTCGGAGGCGACGGCGCACTTCTTTCCGGCCACGCCGGAGCAGGTGGTCAACGCCTGCTACGCGGCCGGGTTCCGCACGGTGCATCGCGGTGTCATCGGCGATGAACTGGTGGCGGCGGAGTACTTGAGTCTCTGGCGTGACGAGGGGTGGGGCACACTGATCCGGTCCACCGATCCGGTGGTGGTCGAGACGGTGCGCATCGATTACCCCGAACTGGTGCCCTACATGGCGCCGGTCACGATTCCTGCGGTGGCGGAGGCGCGGTATCTGCGCGCGCAGCATGGGCAGGAGCTTCGCATCGTGTACGCGGGCGTCGCGGCGCCGCGGAACACACCGGAGCTTGATGCCGCCGTCACCTTCGAAGACCTCGAGCGGATTTTCGAGCTGCGAGGGGTGTCGGTGCTCGGGCAGGCGGACTTCTTCGCGCGGATTCCCGAGGAACGGCGCCGGCATCTGAGCGCCGCGGGCGGCCTGCCGCTCGCCATGCTCGAAGAGGTGCGCTACGCGAGCCGCCGGTTCCGGACCATGCGGGGGCTGAAGCACCTGCCGGCGCTGGCGCAGGCGGTGGCGGTCGATCGGCTCGACATGGGGTTCGTGGACCTGCTCTCCTTCGAGGGGAGCCTGGACCACCCGCTTCTCGGCCCGAAGGACCAGCTCTACTGGCGGCGGGCGCTCCTGGCGAGCGCGGAGCCGCCCCGCAGCCCGCAGCCGGTGGTCGACGGCACCCTGGTGGCCAGTGTGGGCGCCACGTTCGATATCCGGCCCCGGCGGCTCGCGTCCGACCCGACTGCGGTGGCCGCGCTGCTCGAGGCCATCGGTCCGGGCCCGAACGGCCGGCCCTGGGACTGCGGGGCCTGCGGCTTCACCACCTGCGCGCGGTTCGCGTCCGCGGCGGTGCTTGGCCGGGCGACGCTCCGCCAGTGTCCGCCGTACCAGGAGCGCCGTGCGGAAGAGGCCTCGCGCGAGGCGGCGGTGGATCTGCTGACCGGACTCGCCACCTTCCGGGTGTTGCGCGATCGGTTGAGCCACGAGATCGAACGGAGCAAGCGCAGCGAGGAAGGGTTCGCGGTCATGTTCATCGACCTCGACCGCTTCAAGCAGCTGAACGACCGGTTCGGGCACGAGGCCGGCAACGAAGTTCTGAAGGCGGTGGCGGGGGAAATCCGGAGTGCGGTTCGCGCCTCCGACCTCGCGGCCCGCTATGGTGGCGACGAGTTTGTCGTCATCCTGACCCGCACCGACCTGCATGGCGCCCGCCGCGTGGCGGAAGCGCTCCGGGCCGGGATCGAAGGGGTCGGACGCCGGTTGGGTTATGACGTCGGCGTGGTGACGGTCAGCATCGGGCTTGCCGAGTTCGACCCGGCGAGCCCCAGCGAGGGCGACCTCCTGGTCACCGCCGACCGCGCCTTGTACCAAGCGAAGGCCGCCGGCAGGAATGCCGTGGCCAATGAAGGGGCCGCCTGA
- a CDS encoding sigma-54 dependent transcriptional regulator has product MTAQILLTMDDLETAVPLNAALEHAGFATTMVSAMDDVRAVFRREGPELLILTGAVHESPAVGLIAMAREAEVSTLALIEPTDSERAERVARLGATAVMTKPIVPDDVVAAAGRLVARRRLQQRTGISGESAAVQEVLVKIEQMAPVSSTVLIQGESGTGKELVGRAMHDLSPRVGKPFIAVDCAAIPDTLLESELFGHEKGAFTGAAERRLGRFELADGGTIFLDEIGDIPASTQVKLLRVLENRAFFRVGGTQPIKVDVRVVAATNRNLRDAVQMGEFRDDLYYRLSVLNIYLPPLRERREDIPLLVRRFIREFSKAHDRPFRGIAPEALERLVAAPWPGNVRQLRNLVESMVVLAPGNQIRASDIPADVLEGAGSLLPARLPQAGRDVSGQELEFILRNIMDLRLQMEELRRRMDSGPQRVQIIDIGDRQPVSDLAGESTGEDLGSILYRSGMTMAEVEKRAIEAALEEYRGNRRKAAEVLGIGERTLYRKIKAFGLG; this is encoded by the coding sequence ATGACCGCACAGATCCTCCTCACGATGGACGACCTCGAGACGGCGGTGCCGCTCAACGCGGCGCTGGAGCACGCCGGCTTCGCCACCACCATGGTCTCGGCGATGGACGACGTGCGCGCGGTGTTCCGCCGCGAAGGCCCCGAGTTGCTCATCCTGACCGGTGCGGTGCACGAGTCGCCGGCGGTGGGGCTGATCGCGATGGCTCGCGAGGCGGAGGTGTCCACGCTGGCGCTGATCGAGCCGACCGATTCCGAGCGCGCCGAGCGCGTGGCGCGCCTCGGGGCGACGGCGGTCATGACCAAGCCGATCGTGCCGGACGACGTGGTGGCGGCCGCAGGCCGGCTCGTGGCGCGGCGCCGGCTGCAGCAGCGCACCGGCATCAGCGGCGAGAGCGCCGCCGTGCAGGAAGTGCTGGTCAAGATCGAGCAGATGGCGCCGGTGTCCAGCACGGTGCTCATCCAGGGCGAGTCGGGCACCGGGAAGGAACTCGTCGGGCGGGCCATGCACGACCTCTCGCCCAGGGTGGGGAAGCCGTTCATCGCGGTGGACTGCGCCGCGATTCCTGACACGCTGCTGGAGTCGGAGTTGTTCGGGCACGAAAAGGGGGCGTTCACCGGGGCCGCCGAGCGGCGGCTGGGCCGGTTCGAGCTCGCCGACGGCGGCACGATCTTCCTCGATGAAATCGGCGACATCCCTGCGTCCACCCAGGTCAAGCTGCTCCGTGTGCTCGAGAATCGCGCCTTCTTCCGCGTCGGCGGTACGCAGCCGATCAAGGTGGATGTGCGCGTGGTGGCCGCCACCAACCGCAATCTTCGCGACGCCGTCCAGATGGGTGAGTTCCGCGACGATTTATATTACCGGCTCAGCGTCCTCAACATTTACCTTCCCCCATTGCGGGAACGGCGCGAGGACATCCCCCTGCTGGTCCGGCGGTTCATCCGGGAATTTTCCAAGGCCCACGACCGCCCCTTCCGCGGCATCGCGCCTGAGGCGCTGGAGCGGCTTGTTGCGGCACCCTGGCCCGGGAACGTCCGTCAGCTCCGGAATCTGGTCGAATCGATGGTGGTGCTGGCCCCGGGGAACCAGATCCGGGCCAGCGACATCCCGGCCGATGTCCTGGAGGGGGCCGGCTCCCTCCTGCCGGCCCGCCTGCCGCAGGCGGGCAGGGATGTTTCCGGGCAGGAATTGGAGTTTATCTTACGTAATATCATGGACTTACGGCTCCAGATGGAGGAGCTCCGCCGGCGGATGGATTCCGGGCCCCAGCGGGTCCAGATCATCGATATCGGGGACCGGCAACCGGTGTCCGATCTGGCCGGGGAGTCCACGGGGGAGGACCTCGGGTCCATCCTCTACAGGTCTGGCATGACAATGGCTGAAGTGGAGAAGCGGGCCATCGAGGCGGCCCTCGAGGAGTACCGCGGAAACCGAAGGAAAGCCGCGGAGGTCCTGGGGATCGGGGAGCGGACACTGTACCGGAAGATCAAGGCGTTCGGACTCGGCTAA
- a CDS encoding MogA/MoaB family molybdenum cofactor biosynthesis protein, with product MRVGILTVSDACSRGERADTSGDAIAAWASEPGREVACRAVVPDETGPIARTIAEWADADVADLIVTTGGTGLTARDVTPEATRAVLEREAPGIAEAIRASALPRFPRAALSRGMAGARARSLVVNLPGSPGGVRDGLAVLGGVAAHAVDLVRGTDTSHPATEG from the coding sequence ATGCGCGTGGGCATCCTGACCGTCTCCGACGCCTGCAGCCGTGGCGAGCGTGCCGACACCTCGGGCGACGCGATCGCTGCCTGGGCGTCGGAGCCCGGACGTGAGGTGGCCTGTCGCGCCGTGGTGCCGGACGAGACGGGGCCGATTGCCCGCACGATCGCCGAGTGGGCAGATGCGGATGTCGCGGACCTGATCGTGACGACCGGCGGGACCGGACTCACCGCACGGGACGTCACCCCCGAGGCCACCCGTGCGGTGCTCGAACGGGAGGCGCCCGGCATTGCGGAGGCCATCCGGGCCAGCGCCTTGCCCCGGTTCCCTCGCGCCGCGCTGTCACGTGGGATGGCGGGTGCACGTGCGCGCTCGCTCGTGGTCAACCTCCCCGGCAGCCCCGGCGGTGTGCGCGACGGCCTCGCGGTGCTCGGCGGCGTCGCGGCCCATGCGGTGGACCTTGTTCGAGGCACCGACACTTCTCACCCCGCCACGGAGGGCTGA
- the gcvT gene encoding glycine cleavage system aminomethyltransferase GcvT — MDTPLKRTPLYDIHVALGAKMVPFAGWEMPVQYPTGIQAEHKATRTGAGLFDVSHMGEFEVTGPDRNAFVNRITCNDVGALGTGDVQYSALLTNEGTFVDDCTIYRFEDKVMLVVNAANIDKDWAHVVAQKGGANVRLKNISDAVGLLALQGPTAQAVLAPVTDIPLDDLGYYKFTTGKVAGVDCFVSRTGYTGEDGFEIYCRLRDTEAIWKALEGPGKAQPIGLGARDSLRLEVAYPLYGNDIDDTTTPLEAGLGWIVKLDKGCPFTGSDALRAQKGRGVTRRFVGFKLLDRGIPRHGFPVFYEGSQVDIVRSGCMSPSLGIPIGTTYLPVAAAKPGTRFEVESRGTRIPAEVIKRPFYTEGTARKAK, encoded by the coding sequence ATGGACACGCCGCTCAAGCGCACGCCCCTCTACGACATTCACGTCGCCCTCGGCGCCAAGATGGTGCCCTTTGCCGGCTGGGAAATGCCGGTGCAGTATCCCACCGGCATCCAGGCCGAGCACAAGGCCACCCGCACCGGCGCCGGCCTGTTCGATGTTTCCCACATGGGGGAATTCGAGGTGACGGGCCCCGACCGGAACGCCTTCGTCAACCGGATCACCTGCAATGACGTCGGCGCCCTCGGCACCGGGGATGTGCAGTACTCCGCGCTCCTGACCAACGAGGGTACCTTCGTCGACGACTGCACGATCTACCGGTTCGAGGACAAGGTGATGCTCGTGGTGAACGCCGCGAACATCGACAAGGACTGGGCGCACGTCGTGGCGCAGAAGGGCGGGGCCAACGTCCGGCTCAAGAACATCTCCGACGCCGTGGGGCTCCTCGCGCTGCAGGGGCCGACCGCACAGGCGGTGCTCGCCCCGGTCACCGACATCCCGCTCGACGACCTCGGCTACTACAAGTTCACCACCGGCAAGGTGGCCGGGGTCGACTGCTTCGTGAGCCGCACCGGATATACCGGCGAGGACGGCTTCGAGATCTACTGTCGCCTTCGCGACACCGAGGCGATCTGGAAGGCGCTCGAGGGTCCCGGCAAGGCCCAGCCCATCGGCCTTGGCGCCCGCGATTCGCTGCGGCTCGAGGTGGCCTATCCCCTCTACGGCAACGACATCGACGACACCACCACGCCGCTCGAGGCTGGCCTCGGCTGGATCGTAAAGCTCGACAAGGGGTGCCCCTTTACCGGCAGTGACGCGCTGCGCGCACAGAAGGGGCGCGGTGTCACCCGCCGGTTCGTCGGCTTCAAGTTGCTCGACCGCGGCATCCCGCGGCACGGCTTCCCGGTGTTCTACGAGGGATCGCAGGTGGACATCGTGCGCAGCGGCTGCATGAGTCCGTCCCTCGGCATCCCGATCGGCACCACCTACCTGCCGGTGGCGGCGGCCAAGCCGGGCACGCGGTTCGAGGTGGAGTCGCGGGGCACGCGCATTCCCGCCGAGGTGATCAAGCGGCCCTTCTACACTGAGGGCACGGCCCGGAAGGCGAAGTAG
- the argF gene encoding ornithine carbamoyltransferase translates to MSKRDFLSIPDFTADDLLSLLDLAGRMKSGAYRERPLAGKTLAMVFAKSSTRTRVSFEVGTLQLGGHALFLSSRDIQLGRGEPIRDTARVLSRMVDGIMIRTFAHADVEELAQFATIPVINGLTDLLHPCQILADLLTTLEAFGTLKGKTVAWIGDGNNMCNSWLNAAGVLGFELRVACPQGYEPDRRIFERNTALTSLLVTGDPEEAVAGAHVVTTDVWASMGQEGEAAQRAEAFRDYLVDEALMQRADPNAIFLHCLPAHRGEEVTEAVLEGPQSRVWDEAENRLHVQKALMAMVMG, encoded by the coding sequence ATGTCCAAGCGCGACTTTCTCTCCATTCCCGATTTCACCGCCGACGACCTCCTTTCCCTTCTCGATCTGGCTGGCCGGATGAAGTCCGGGGCGTACCGGGAGCGGCCGCTGGCCGGGAAGACCCTCGCCATGGTCTTCGCCAAGAGTTCCACCCGGACCCGCGTGTCGTTCGAGGTTGGGACGCTCCAGCTCGGGGGACATGCCCTCTTCCTCTCCTCGCGCGACATTCAGCTGGGTCGGGGTGAGCCGATTCGCGACACCGCCCGCGTCCTCTCGCGGATGGTGGACGGCATCATGATCCGCACCTTTGCGCACGCCGACGTCGAGGAGCTCGCGCAGTTCGCCACGATTCCCGTCATCAACGGGTTGACCGACCTGCTCCACCCCTGCCAGATCCTCGCCGACCTCCTGACCACGCTCGAGGCGTTCGGCACGCTCAAGGGGAAGACGGTGGCCTGGATCGGCGACGGCAACAACATGTGCAACAGCTGGCTGAATGCCGCCGGCGTCCTTGGATTCGAATTGCGGGTCGCCTGTCCGCAGGGCTACGAACCCGACCGCCGCATCTTCGAGCGGAACACCGCCCTGACTTCCCTGCTGGTGACCGGGGATCCGGAGGAGGCGGTGGCCGGTGCCCACGTGGTGACCACCGATGTCTGGGCCTCGATGGGACAGGAGGGCGAGGCGGCGCAGCGGGCCGAGGCGTTCAGAGACTACCTGGTGGACGAGGCGCTGATGCAGCGCGCCGACCCGAACGCGATCTTCCTGCACTGCCTCCCCGCACACCGCGGGGAAGAGGTCACGGAGGCGGTCCTTGAGGGTCCGCAGTCGCGGGTGTGGGACGAGGCCGAGAATCGGCTCCACGTGCAGAAGGCCCTGATGGCGATGGTGATGGGTTAG